In Desulfobulbus oralis, one DNA window encodes the following:
- the gspE gene encoding type II secretion system ATPase GspE: MPAAAQGLTAPKLGEILQRSFGVAPAAVTAALRTQAEAAARGETAPPRLGAILLHQGALSPEKLAAALAQQFGCESLARVPDDISPFFVGKLGLAQLKKYRLLPVATPTRSFLALADPAFFQQADELARLLDWDGMPWVIVPEAEIQRALANASDQTRPQLASQVMQDMDEEDPAGILSAIEESTDLLDDTSDTPVIRLVNLVLSQAVREGASDIHIEPCRDRVRIRKRVDGILYDMYEPPRHAQARLISRVKIMAGMDIAEKRLPQDGRIEIRIAHRNVDIRVSTLPTAFGERLVMRLLDKANTLLPLAKLGLAEADFRHFRRLIAAPGGIILVTGPTGSGKTTTLYSALHTINTPDINIITIEDPIEYQIDGISQMQVNSRIGLSFADGLRTIVRQDPDVILVGEIRDQETAQIAIQSALTGHLVFSTLHTNDAASAVTRLIDMGVEPFLVASSVQAIMAQRLVRRICPDCREAYRPGPELLRLAGLPEDAEGRVFYRGRGCPACLHTGYRGRIGVFELMRLSPALKNLLLRTSEAGAIRAAALERADETGMRTLRSDGIAKVLAGLTTLEEVFRVS; this comes from the coding sequence ATGCCTGCAGCAGCACAGGGGCTGACAGCGCCCAAACTGGGCGAAATCCTGCAGCGTTCTTTTGGCGTGGCCCCCGCTGCCGTGACCGCGGCCCTGCGCACTCAGGCGGAAGCGGCGGCCAGGGGCGAGACAGCGCCCCCGCGCCTGGGCGCCATCCTGCTGCATCAGGGGGCGCTCAGCCCGGAAAAGCTCGCCGCCGCGCTGGCGCAGCAGTTCGGCTGTGAAAGCCTGGCCAGGGTGCCGGACGATATCAGCCCCTTTTTCGTGGGCAAGCTTGGCCTGGCCCAACTGAAAAAATACCGGCTGCTGCCCGTAGCCACCCCAACGCGTTCTTTCCTGGCCCTGGCCGATCCCGCCTTCTTTCAGCAGGCCGATGAACTCGCCCGGCTGCTGGACTGGGACGGCATGCCCTGGGTGATTGTGCCGGAGGCCGAGATTCAGCGGGCCCTTGCCAATGCCTCGGACCAGACCCGGCCCCAGTTGGCCAGTCAGGTCATGCAGGATATGGACGAGGAAGACCCGGCCGGCATTCTCTCCGCCATCGAAGAGAGCACGGATCTTTTGGACGATACCAGCGACACCCCGGTCATCCGGCTGGTGAATCTGGTACTGTCCCAGGCGGTGCGGGAAGGGGCCAGCGACATTCACATCGAGCCCTGCCGCGACCGGGTGCGCATCCGCAAACGGGTGGACGGCATCCTCTACGACATGTACGAGCCGCCCCGCCATGCCCAGGCCAGGCTGATCTCCCGGGTGAAAATCATGGCCGGCATGGATATCGCCGAAAAGCGCCTGCCCCAGGACGGCCGCATCGAAATCCGCATTGCCCACCGCAATGTGGACATCCGGGTTTCCACCCTGCCCACAGCCTTTGGCGAGCGGCTGGTCATGCGGCTGCTGGACAAGGCCAACACCCTCTTGCCCCTGGCCAAGCTGGGTCTCGCCGAGGCGGACTTCCGCCATTTCCGCCGGCTGATCGCCGCGCCGGGCGGCATCATCCTGGTGACCGGACCGACCGGCAGCGGCAAGACCACCACGCTCTATTCCGCACTGCACACCATCAACACGCCGGACATCAATATCATCACCATCGAAGATCCGATCGAATACCAGATTGACGGCATCAGCCAAATGCAGGTCAACAGCCGCATTGGGCTGAGCTTTGCCGACGGCCTGCGCACCATCGTGCGCCAGGATCCGGACGTGATCCTGGTGGGCGAGATCCGGGACCAGGAAACCGCGCAGATCGCCATTCAGTCGGCCCTGACCGGGCACCTCGTGTTTTCCACCCTGCACACCAACGACGCGGCCAGCGCCGTGACCCGGCTGATCGACATGGGCGTGGAACCCTTCCTGGTGGCCTCTTCGGTGCAGGCCATCATGGCCCAGCGCCTGGTGCGCCGCATCTGCCCGGACTGCCGGGAAGCCTACCGGCCCGGGCCGGAACTGCTGCGTCTGGCCGGCCTGCCGGAGGACGCCGAAGGCCGGGTCTTTTATCGTGGCCGGGGTTGCCCGGCCTGCCTGCATACCGGCTACCGGGGCCGGATCGGGGTCTTCGAGCTGATGCGCCTGAGCCCTGCCCTGAAAAACCTGCTGCTCAGGACCTCCGAGGCCGGCGCCATCCGGGCCGCGGCTCTGGAACGCGCAGACGAGACCGGCATGCG
- the gspD gene encoding type II secretion system secretin GspD produces MQKFVFALLAALLFLPSPLPAAPPAQSGGGQVTMDFNDVDINVFIKYISELTGTNFVVDREVRGRVSIISPSGVSTDEAYRIFESVLEVNGYAAVPSGSVVKIVPSLQARAKNVATVRSGALSPEDRIITRIVQLNYAGAEEVRAMLSPLVPKTAVMVAHADSGIITITDYQSNIARLLEIIRSVDVPAKNEELVIIPLQHASATSAAKVVDQLFSGNAKQGKLSSPIRILPYDRANALVVSAPPAQLDRIRAAVKKLDVDAGTRPEQVQVLPLQHARAEELAKVLMDLPREEAAASGAADADKNLRRPVLTRDINIVADTETNALVINGPREEFEAVAAIVRQLDVPRRMIYLEALIMEVQADKDFNIGVQWGGAGTFADKKGRLYTGFSGNADKPYDIINGMNAGKATLPAGFTLGVLKEGIEIGGITFPNLGAVLNAYKNDEDINIIATPQILATDNKKAAIKVGENVPYIVSKNTTEAQRDYTNYEYKDVATTLEITPQINQTDAVRMDIGVQVIKLKELNNGNPTTTTRTADTTVVVQNEQTVVIGGMIGQDSSNGEYKVPGLGDIPILGWLFKSRGKAEKKTNLFIFITPHILQSAEEAERVFAEKRAQAEEAHREPGDAADRFLRRRPAGTDASVLADLGAAKLREGRLAMARRYLLAALEADGDNLAALVHLGLLLEQEDRRQEALARFEQALALPLPEAAAEGPAVQTALELRNAAALHLKGLQARRSR; encoded by the coding sequence ATGCAGAAATTTGTCTTCGCACTCCTGGCCGCCCTGCTCTTCCTGCCCTCCCCCCTTCCGGCCGCGCCGCCCGCCCAGTCCGGCGGCGGACAGGTGACCATGGATTTCAACGATGTGGACATCAATGTCTTCATCAAGTACATCAGCGAGCTGACCGGCACCAATTTTGTCGTGGATCGGGAGGTCAGGGGCCGGGTGAGCATCATCTCGCCAAGCGGGGTATCGACGGACGAGGCCTACCGCATCTTCGAGTCGGTTCTGGAGGTCAACGGTTATGCGGCCGTGCCCAGCGGCTCGGTGGTCAAAATCGTGCCCTCCCTGCAGGCGCGCGCGAAAAACGTCGCCACGGTGCGCAGCGGGGCGCTCAGCCCGGAAGATCGCATCATCACGCGCATCGTGCAGCTCAACTACGCCGGCGCGGAAGAGGTGCGCGCCATGCTGAGCCCGCTCGTGCCCAAAACGGCGGTCATGGTGGCCCACGCGGATTCGGGCATCATCACCATCACGGACTATCAGTCAAATATCGCAAGACTGCTGGAAATCATCCGCTCCGTGGACGTGCCGGCCAAAAACGAGGAGCTGGTCATCATACCTCTGCAGCACGCCTCTGCCACCAGCGCGGCCAAGGTGGTGGACCAGCTCTTTTCCGGCAATGCGAAGCAGGGTAAGCTCTCCAGCCCGATCCGGATTCTGCCCTACGACCGCGCCAACGCGCTGGTGGTCTCGGCCCCGCCCGCCCAGTTGGACCGGATTCGCGCGGCCGTCAAAAAACTGGATGTGGATGCCGGCACACGGCCCGAGCAGGTGCAGGTTTTGCCGCTGCAGCATGCCCGGGCCGAAGAGCTGGCCAAGGTGCTGATGGATCTGCCCCGGGAGGAAGCGGCCGCCTCGGGCGCTGCGGACGCGGACAAGAATCTGCGCCGGCCGGTCCTGACCAGGGACATCAACATCGTGGCCGACACCGAAACCAATGCGCTCGTGATCAACGGCCCGCGTGAGGAATTCGAGGCGGTGGCCGCCATTGTGCGCCAGCTCGACGTGCCCCGCCGCATGATCTATCTGGAGGCCCTGATCATGGAGGTGCAGGCGGACAAGGATTTCAATATCGGCGTGCAGTGGGGCGGGGCCGGCACCTTTGCCGACAAAAAGGGCCGGCTCTATACCGGGTTCAGCGGCAATGCGGACAAGCCCTACGACATCATCAACGGCATGAATGCCGGCAAGGCGACGCTGCCCGCCGGCTTTACCCTGGGCGTTCTGAAAGAGGGCATTGAAATCGGAGGCATTACCTTTCCCAATCTGGGCGCGGTGCTGAACGCCTACAAGAACGACGAGGACATCAACATCATCGCCACCCCGCAGATCCTGGCGACAGACAACAAAAAGGCGGCCATCAAGGTGGGCGAGAACGTGCCCTACATTGTCAGCAAGAACACCACCGAGGCACAGCGGGACTATACCAACTACGAATACAAGGACGTGGCGACCACGCTGGAGATTACGCCGCAGATCAATCAGACGGACGCCGTGCGCATGGACATCGGCGTGCAGGTCATCAAGCTGAAGGAACTGAACAACGGCAATCCCACCACGACCACCCGCACGGCCGACACCACCGTGGTGGTCCAGAACGAGCAGACCGTGGTGATTGGCGGCATGATCGGTCAGGACAGCTCAAATGGCGAATACAAGGTGCCGGGGCTGGGCGATATTCCCATCCTGGGCTGGCTCTTCAAGAGCCGGGGCAAGGCGGAAAAGAAAACCAATCTCTTCATTTTTATCACCCCGCACATTCTGCAGAGCGCGGAAGAGGCGGAACGGGTCTTTGCGGAAAAACGCGCCCAGGCCGAGGAGGCGCACCGGGAGCCAGGCGACGCGGCCGACCGCTTTCTGCGCCGCCGGCCGGCCGGCACGGATGCCTCGGTGCTGGCCGACCTGGGTGCGGCCAAACTGCGGGAAGGCCGTTTGGCCATGGCCCGCCGCTATCTGCTGGCCGCGCTCGAGGCCGATGGCGACAATCTGGCAGCCCTGGTGCACCTGGGCCTTTTGCTGGAGCAGGAGGACCGGAGGCAGGAAGCCCTGGCCCGCTTTGAACAGGCACTGGCCCTGCCGCTGCCGGAGGCTGCGGCAGAGGGGCCTGCGGTGCAGACGGCGCTGGAGCTGCGCAACGCCGCAGCCCTGCACCTGAAGGGGCTACAGGCCCGGCGGAGCCGCTGA
- a CDS encoding type II secretion system protein N: protein MKKRIWQLALAMLALYAAVHFAYRWLEGRVDAVLGPGGTAQSLDAGAAPDQGGLLTHEAALKSVVGRNLFAAALEGAAEGRDFRLSTVAAEKGPVQLLGTVTGRGAAARAIIKSGPEGRERLYRIGDQVQGAKIVGIERGRVELAASGGPEFLLLKERENTDSRPAGPVAAAEGSTGAADEGATRAPLSLSDLRSESGRIVPQSLPGRRVNTGASTPQEPARTRDGVPVRTGADALRRLEVPWEGPEQ from the coding sequence ATGAAAAAACGTATCTGGCAATTGGCGCTCGCCATGCTGGCGCTGTACGCAGCGGTGCATTTCGCCTATCGCTGGCTGGAAGGCCGGGTGGATGCCGTGCTGGGCCCGGGCGGCACGGCACAGTCCCTGGATGCCGGCGCGGCTCCGGACCAGGGCGGGCTTTTGACCCACGAGGCGGCCCTCAAGAGCGTTGTGGGCCGCAACCTCTTTGCCGCGGCCCTCGAGGGCGCGGCAGAGGGCCGGGATTTTCGCCTGAGCACGGTGGCCGCCGAAAAGGGCCCGGTGCAGCTTCTGGGCACGGTCACGGGCAGGGGGGCTGCGGCGCGGGCCATCATCAAAAGCGGCCCGGAGGGCCGGGAGCGGCTCTACCGCATCGGCGACCAGGTGCAGGGCGCAAAGATCGTGGGCATCGAACGGGGCCGGGTGGAGCTGGCGGCCAGCGGGGGGCCGGAGTTTCTGCTGCTGAAGGAGCGGGAAAATACGGACAGCCGGCCGGCCGGCCCGGTGGCCGCGGCAGAGGGCAGCACCGGCGCCGCGGACGAAGGCGCGACCAGGGCCCCCCTTTCCCTCTCGGATCTCCGCTCGGAATCGGGCCGCATTGTGCCGCAAAGCCTGCCTGGCCGCCGGGTCAATACCGGCGCTTCCACGCCGCAGGAGCCGGCCAGGACAAGGGACGGCGTGCCGGTACGCACCGGGGCGGATGCCCTGCGGCGGCTGGAAGTACCCTGGGAAGGCCCGGAACAGTGA
- the gspN gene encoding type II secretion system protein GspN, translating to MSGAAFLRTLGRVLTGSLLLLALAALFAWWLFPEDFVRQLPERALNRALPRWQWQVGAARWRWPGWLELRQIRAQGHGGGDLSVERLSLQPEWSSFLRGRQWRLAFAAELAGGTVTGRASAHGDSALSCSAEVQSLDLAGQPWLGRMLGRELKGRLSGTLAAQFEMRSGLLSALEGRLSAQDGAIPLRHPVLGHEVLPYARISTRLRQDGRRLVLTSGTLESPLGQGSFAGAVTLAWPAAASRISMQGQLKARPELFARVREQPEWQVMRLEAGSRPLAVMLSGTLADPALAFSPLELAPAAPASLQSEAQGTTP from the coding sequence ATGAGCGGGGCGGCGTTCCTGCGGACCTTGGGCCGCGTGCTGACGGGCAGTCTCCTGCTCCTGGCGCTGGCGGCGCTCTTTGCGTGGTGGCTCTTCCCTGAGGATTTTGTGCGGCAGCTCCCGGAGCGGGCCCTGAACCGGGCCCTGCCCAGGTGGCAGTGGCAGGTGGGCGCCGCGCGCTGGCGCTGGCCGGGATGGCTGGAATTGCGGCAGATCAGGGCCCAGGGCCATGGCGGCGGCGACTTGAGCGTGGAACGCCTGAGCCTGCAGCCGGAGTGGTCTTCGTTCCTCAGGGGGCGGCAGTGGCGGCTTGCCTTTGCCGCGGAGCTGGCCGGCGGCACGGTGACGGGCAGGGCCAGCGCGCATGGGGACAGCGCCCTGAGCTGCTCGGCCGAAGTCCAGAGCCTCGATCTGGCCGGCCAGCCCTGGCTGGGCCGAATGCTCGGTCGGGAACTCAAGGGCCGGCTCTCCGGCACGCTTGCGGCGCAATTCGAGATGCGCAGCGGGCTGCTGTCCGCGCTCGAGGGCCGGCTGAGCGCGCAGGACGGCGCGATTCCGCTCCGGCACCCGGTTCTGGGCCACGAAGTCCTGCCCTATGCCCGGATTTCGACCCGGCTCCGGCAGGACGGCCGGCGGCTCGTCCTGACCAGTGGCACCCTGGAGTCCCCCTTGGGCCAGGGCAGCTTTGCCGGCGCCGTGACGCTGGCCTGGCCGGCTGCTGCCAGTCGCATCAGCATGCAGGGCCAGCTCAAAGCCCGGCCGGAACTCTTTGCCCGGGTGCGTGAGCAGCCGGAATGGCAGGTCATGCGCCTGGAGGCCGGGAGCCGGCCGCTGGCCGTGATGCTTTCCGGCACACTGGCCGATCCGGCCCTGGCCTTCTCCCCCCTGGAGCTGGCCCCGGCTGCTCCCGCTTCACTGCAATCAGAGGCACAGGGCACAACGCCATGA
- the gspM gene encoding type II secretion system protein GspM, producing the protein MTTRERKAVAAAAIVVLAFVLLQFLLLPLWDESQRLQNGIASQKRQLAAMQELQRHLAPGAQQKQAAQLGRRKKDFSLFAFLEEAAAASRIKPHVQAMQPVEAAETAAGLSTVELQLKAVGLAQLGRFLDLVDAPDNLVAVERMVIQGSGKQGEPLDVSLRVQAVAAPGGEKRP; encoded by the coding sequence ATGACGACCCGGGAAAGAAAGGCGGTGGCCGCAGCCGCCATTGTGGTTCTGGCCTTTGTCTTGCTGCAGTTTCTGCTGCTGCCCCTCTGGGACGAATCCCAGCGGCTGCAAAACGGCATTGCCTCGCAAAAACGGCAGCTTGCTGCAATGCAGGAGCTGCAGCGTCATCTGGCCCCGGGTGCGCAGCAGAAACAGGCTGCCCAGCTCGGGCGGCGGAAAAAGGATTTCAGTCTCTTCGCCTTTCTGGAGGAAGCCGCGGCCGCAAGCCGCATCAAGCCGCACGTGCAGGCCATGCAGCCGGTGGAAGCGGCGGAGACTGCAGCGGGTCTGAGCACGGTCGAGCTGCAGCTCAAGGCCGTCGGGCTGGCGCAGTTGGGCCGCTTTCTGGACCTGGTGGATGCGCCGGACAATCTGGTGGCTGTGGAGCGGATGGTCATTCAGGGCAGCGGCAAACAGGGCGAGCCCCTGGACGTCAGCCTGCGCGTGCAGGCCGTGGCCGCTCCGGGCGGAGAGAAGCGGCCATGA
- a CDS encoding PilN domain-containing protein produces MERRQGLGIALGEGELSAVVLELSGRRPVATATARLPLEPGRHGADALGAALERLVAALPRRGRGCACVLGLPLALLIVHNLRLPFQDTKQQTLALPSALEELLLRPGSAERAIGAFNLIDTDPAGARLLAYAADKTLLQALLPPAQKACDPDCLCPALPLLASQIGAAEPDALVLHLAAETAELALVHNSRMACCRALSVPAGTAAACVPALTLAIRQSLSLFRQQAAPDAGAPAGLWLCGPLAGDAELPGQLERALQIPVRRWQAELAGRALAPDFDAALACALAALQQKSPASLNFRRGELAPKSGFWPGLRGKKGRIPAALALAACLACLLLAGRVQSLKAQSARLHDEMEGIYRSAFPTVQVVHDPYMEMQAALRAGGPAASPLFAPGRPAALTVLAELSKRLPEDLKLTVQRFTLDPDRALLRGQTKSFGDVERIRALLAASPLFHEVRILSSTMDKSSADSPVRFELSLKRTGGAP; encoded by the coding sequence ATGGAGAGGCGGCAAGGTCTGGGCATAGCGCTGGGCGAGGGGGAACTGAGCGCGGTGGTGCTGGAGCTGAGTGGGCGACGGCCCGTGGCGACGGCCACGGCGCGGCTGCCGCTGGAGCCGGGCCGGCACGGGGCTGACGCGCTTGGGGCAGCGCTGGAGCGGCTCGTGGCGGCCCTGCCCCGGCGGGGCCGGGGCTGCGCCTGCGTGCTGGGCCTGCCGCTGGCGCTGCTGATCGTGCACAATCTGCGTCTGCCCTTTCAGGATACGAAACAGCAGACCCTGGCCCTGCCCTCGGCCCTGGAGGAGCTGCTGCTGAGGCCAGGCTCGGCGGAGCGGGCAATCGGCGCCTTCAATCTGATCGACACGGATCCAGCAGGCGCCAGACTGCTGGCCTATGCCGCGGACAAGACGCTGCTGCAGGCCCTGCTGCCGCCGGCACAGAAGGCCTGCGATCCGGATTGCCTCTGCCCGGCTCTGCCGCTTTTGGCCTCGCAGATCGGGGCGGCGGAGCCGGACGCGCTGGTGCTGCACCTGGCTGCGGAAACGGCGGAACTGGCCCTTGTGCACAACAGCCGCATGGCCTGCTGCCGGGCCCTGTCCGTACCGGCCGGGACTGCTGCGGCCTGCGTCCCGGCACTGACGCTGGCCATCCGGCAGAGCCTGAGCCTGTTTCGTCAGCAAGCTGCGCCGGATGCAGGTGCCCCGGCAGGCCTCTGGCTCTGCGGCCCCCTGGCCGGCGATGCGGAGCTGCCGGGCCAGCTGGAAAGGGCCCTGCAGATTCCGGTGCGCCGCTGGCAGGCGGAGCTGGCAGGCCGGGCCCTGGCTCCGGACTTTGACGCGGCGCTGGCCTGTGCGCTCGCGGCCCTGCAGCAGAAGAGTCCTGCCTCCCTGAATTTCCGGCGCGGCGAACTCGCCCCCAAAAGCGGATTCTGGCCAGGCCTGCGGGGCAAAAAGGGCCGGATCCCGGCGGCGCTGGCCCTGGCCGCCTGTCTTGCCTGCCTGCTGCTGGCCGGCCGGGTACAGAGTCTGAAAGCCCAAAGCGCCCGCCTGCACGACGAAATGGAAGGGATATACCGCTCAGCCTTCCCGACCGTTCAGGTGGTGCACGATCCCTATATGGAAATGCAGGCAGCGCTCAGGGCCGGTGGGCCGGCCGCCTCGCCGCTCTTCGCTCCCGGCCGGCCGGCCGCGCTGACCGTGCTGGCCGAACTGTCGAAGCGCCTGCCCGAAGATCTCAAGCTCACCGTGCAGCGTTTCACGCTGGACCCGGACAGGGCCCTGCTGCGCGGACAGACCAAAAGTTTCGGCGATGTGGAACGCATCCGCGCGCTGCTGGCCGCCTCACCGCTCTTTCACGAGGTGCGCATCCTCTCCTCCACCATGGACAAAAGCAGTGCAGACAGCCCGGTGCGCTTTGAACTGAGTCTGAAACGGACAGGAGGCGCGCCATGA